A stretch of Ligilactobacillus faecis DNA encodes these proteins:
- a CDS encoding RNA-guided endonuclease InsQ/TnpB family protein, with product MKSMAKMKYHYGLKMRCYPSDQQKQLIKINSDASRFIYNEMVAINKELMQLRRVKLPIDIVRDRIKQLTMRQNAKQMSNHYQFLEDKRIDSLTKANAIQNYRKAWNAFRKVHTAGVPKFHRKNYRWRYQTNCQYPGQKTALLTNGTVCFLDNSHVKVPKIGLLRVAGSQARLLKRICETRIGTVTLTKDSADRFFLSMQLASDESFVKVAKATHGHVGVDLNTDNFLTDSEGNIVPNPRYYRTIKGKLAKEQRILSRRQQRAKKEHRSLRDSKNYQKQRLLVAKLHAKVMNQRHNFLQQISTALIKNHDLVVAEELRSKNMLKNHALALSISDVGWRTFLGMLAYKAKLYGRRFITINPINTTQTCCDCGFVMGTNGTDKLTLDDRKWTCPNCGIHHIRDWNAAKNILDKGIAKLA from the coding sequence ATGAAGTCAATGGCAAAAATGAAATATCATTATGGCCTAAAAATGCGCTGCTATCCTAGTGACCAACAAAAGCAGTTGATTAAAATCAACAGTGACGCTAGTCGCTTTATCTATAACGAAATGGTTGCGATCAATAAGGAACTGATGCAGCTTCGCAGAGTTAAGCTACCGATTGACATAGTTCGGGATCGTATTAAGCAACTAACTATGCGCCAAAACGCTAAGCAAATGTCTAATCACTATCAATTCTTAGAAGATAAACGAATTGATAGTTTGACGAAAGCTAATGCCATTCAGAACTATCGGAAAGCTTGGAATGCTTTTCGGAAGGTTCACACCGCTGGTGTTCCTAAGTTTCATCGAAAGAATTATCGCTGGCGTTATCAAACCAATTGTCAATACCCAGGGCAAAAGACTGCGTTGCTAACTAACGGTACAGTCTGTTTTCTAGATAATAGCCATGTCAAAGTCCCTAAAATCGGACTGTTACGTGTTGCCGGTTCGCAAGCACGGCTTTTGAAAAGAATATGCGAGACTAGAATTGGTACTGTGACGTTGACTAAAGATTCAGCGGATCGCTTCTTCTTATCAATGCAGTTAGCTTCAGATGAATCTTTTGTTAAAGTGGCCAAAGCTACTCATGGGCATGTTGGAGTTGATCTTAATACTGATAACTTCTTAACCGACAGTGAAGGTAACATAGTTCCTAATCCACGATATTATCGCACTATTAAAGGTAAATTAGCCAAAGAACAGCGCATTTTATCTAGACGGCAACAACGTGCAAAAAAAGAACATCGTTCTTTACGCGATAGTAAAAATTACCAAAAGCAACGCTTGCTAGTTGCCAAACTCCATGCCAAAGTAATGAACCAAAGACATAATTTTCTCCAACAAATCTCTACTGCATTAATCAAGAACCACGATTTAGTAGTAGCCGAAGAGTTGCGTAGCAAGAATATGCTTAAAAATCATGCTTTAGCACTTAGTATTTCTGACGTTGGTTGGCGAACATTTCTTGGCATGTTGGCTTATAAAGCAAAGCTTTATGGGCGTCGATTTATCACAATCAATCCAATAAACACTACCCAAACATGTTGCGATTGTGGCTTTGTGATGGGCACTAATGGGACGGACAAACTAACGTTAGATGACCGAAAATGGACTTGTCCCAACTGTGGTATTCACCATATTCGTGACTGGAACGCAGCTAAAAATATTCTTGATAAGGGAATAGCTAAACTAGCTTAG
- the tnpA gene encoding IS200/IS605 family transposase, translated as MTKEKIKEAIYTRRYIYNFHYHLIWVTKYRNQTFTTEALSNEMKAILQQVADNNDIVIEKMEVMPDHIHMLISFPPSKAPASAIKALKGRSAYIFLQNHPEIRRSQYWGGHLWSPSYYMSTLGNMSKEVVEKYINDQKYGYSSTDMDIPTNTSYNRIDMIPLEWTRK; from the coding sequence ATGACTAAAGAAAAAATCAAAGAGGCCATTTATACTCGTCGTTATATCTATAATTTCCATTACCATTTGATCTGGGTAACTAAATATCGCAATCAGACTTTTACAACCGAAGCCTTATCTAACGAAATGAAAGCTATCTTGCAGCAAGTTGCAGATAACAATGACATCGTAATCGAAAAGATGGAAGTCATGCCGGATCACATTCATATGCTGATCAGTTTTCCGCCAAGCAAAGCGCCGGCTAGTGCCATTAAGGCGCTCAAAGGACGTAGTGCCTATATTTTTTTACAAAATCATCCAGAAATACGACGTAGCCAATATTGGGGCGGTCATCTTTGGTCGCCAAGTTACTATATGAGTACATTGGGCAATATGAGCAAAGAAGTTGTCGAGAAATATATCAATGACCAAAAATATGGGTATTCGTCAACTGATATGGATATTCCTACAAACACTTCCTACAATAGAATTGATATGATTCCCCTAGAGTGGACACGGAAATAA
- a CDS encoding ISL3 family transposase — protein MSHNDCILKLLNIKDPNLKVIDVIDNLNNGTEKLVLIKAVLSYPISRCRNCGFATVNKNGFAKAHVRLPSLNGIRYEMILHKQRYQCKNCRTTFGATSELTKPNQTLSRKLKNQIMLLAREGLNGELIARICHCSASSVRRTIVERIKPQYRVPVLPKNLCFDEFRSIKNTTSFICCDAQTHKLVVKLPDRLSSTIINYFENRYSKFERDQVESVVIDLNAQYQRFIRRLFPNAKIIIDRFHIVQLAGRALDSCRIALTRSLNKHSREYKILKSQWRLFHKKSDEIDPKNVVYLRGINEYMTQQNAIDLIINKFSEFKIVYQTYQDITLALKNKDITTLNEVLDSYERTNTEMDTTIRTFRKNRSYLINSVTSKYSNGPLEGINRKIKLLKRSCYGFANQQFFFLRIDCIFA, from the coding sequence ATGTCCCATAACGATTGTATACTAAAACTTCTAAATATTAAAGACCCTAATCTCAAAGTTATTGATGTTATCGATAATTTAAATAATGGCACAGAGAAATTAGTTTTGATCAAAGCTGTACTATCTTATCCTATCAGCCGTTGTCGAAATTGTGGCTTTGCCACTGTTAATAAAAATGGTTTCGCTAAAGCTCACGTACGTTTACCAAGTTTAAACGGTATACGTTATGAAATGATCCTTCATAAACAACGCTATCAATGTAAAAATTGTCGCACAACTTTCGGTGCGACCTCTGAATTGACTAAGCCTAATCAAACTCTTTCTCGTAAACTAAAAAATCAGATCATGTTATTAGCTAGGGAAGGTTTGAACGGTGAACTTATCGCTCGCATCTGTCATTGCTCTGCTAGTAGTGTTCGAAGAACTATTGTCGAACGGATCAAACCTCAATATCGAGTACCTGTTTTGCCCAAGAATCTTTGTTTTGATGAATTTCGTTCGATTAAAAATACAACTTCTTTTATCTGTTGTGATGCACAAACTCATAAGTTAGTTGTTAAACTCCCAGATAGACTATCTTCTACCATTATCAATTATTTTGAAAATCGTTACTCAAAGTTTGAACGTGATCAAGTGGAATCAGTCGTCATTGATTTAAACGCTCAATACCAGCGCTTCATTCGCCGACTTTTCCCGAATGCCAAGATTATTATTGATCGGTTTCATATAGTTCAGCTAGCCGGACGTGCTTTAGACAGTTGTCGAATCGCTCTCACTAGATCACTCAATAAGCATAGTCGAGAATACAAGATTCTCAAATCACAGTGGCGTTTATTCCATAAGAAATCTGATGAGATCGACCCTAAAAATGTTGTCTATCTTAGGGGAATCAATGAATATATGACTCAACAGAATGCGATCGACTTGATCATCAATAAATTTTCTGAATTCAAAATAGTTTATCAGACTTACCAAGATATTACCTTAGCTTTGAAGAATAAAGACATTACTACTTTGAATGAGGTTCTCGATAGTTATGAGCGCACCAATACAGAGATGGATACGACTATTCGTACTTTCCGTAAAAATCGCAGCTATCTAATAAATAGCGTAACTTCAAAATATTCCAATGGTCCTTTGGAGGGTATCAATCGAAAGATCAAACTCTTAAAACGAAGTTGTTACGGTTTTGCTAATCAACAATTTTTCTTTTTACGAATTGATTGTATATTTGCGTAA
- a CDS encoding CHAP domain-containing protein yields the protein MFLKKVVTSTVALGLLTVSVFNNTGLVKADAVEDTQKEIANNKSETDKLLKDIAAANADNIKLQQQISDNTTKIDNLKTDIDNSNKKIKELNGQIESAKVEVNDRTDALKSQLVALQKQAGNTVSGNVYLDFVINSKDFSDLVTRTFTVGKLNQANKEALDAVKEAKDQYASLLDQQEQTKANLQADKTELETKQNDLKEMKAKSDQQQADLNKKIEDNRATLVALQTQYEEAANAVKLAQEKVNVTTTNAESKSENKTSEKASEKANTDSNNNGNSIAKQESVTTDTAISQGDGGSHPVVAGNTYPWGQCTWYVKQVAPWAGNNWGNGGQWGSSAAAAGFRVDHTPAAGAIVVFVPGQSVGGQWTADGAYGHVAYVESVNGSSITISQGGMGFSNPAGPNTQTVSNAGSYIYIHR from the coding sequence ATGTTTTTGAAGAAAGTAGTCACAAGCACGGTCGCACTTGGCCTATTAACTGTTTCCGTTTTTAATAATACTGGTCTTGTTAAAGCAGATGCAGTTGAAGATACACAAAAAGAGATCGCAAACAATAAAAGCGAAACAGACAAATTATTAAAGGATATTGCAGCCGCTAACGCTGATAATATCAAGTTACAACAACAGATCTCAGATAACACAACCAAGATCGATAACTTGAAGACAGATATCGATAACTCAAATAAAAAAATCAAAGAATTAAATGGTCAGATCGAGAGCGCTAAAGTCGAAGTAAACGACCGCACAGATGCACTTAAGAGCCAATTAGTCGCTTTACAAAAGCAAGCTGGTAATACCGTTAGTGGTAACGTTTATCTTGATTTTGTCATTAATTCAAAAGATTTTTCTGACTTAGTTACACGTACGTTTACAGTTGGAAAATTAAACCAAGCAAACAAAGAAGCTTTAGATGCTGTTAAAGAAGCAAAAGATCAATATGCTTCTTTATTAGATCAACAAGAACAAACAAAAGCTAACTTACAAGCTGATAAAACTGAACTTGAAACAAAGCAAAACGATCTTAAAGAAATGAAGGCTAAATCAGATCAACAACAAGCTGATCTAAATAAAAAGATCGAAGACAACCGCGCCACTTTAGTTGCATTACAAACTCAATATGAAGAAGCAGCTAATGCAGTTAAACTTGCACAAGAAAAAGTTAATGTAACAACAACTAACGCTGAAAGTAAATCAGAAAATAAAACTAGTGAAAAAGCATCAGAAAAAGCAAACACTGATAGCAACAATAATGGAAATTCAATTGCTAAGCAAGAAAGTGTTACAACAGATACAGCTATTAGCCAAGGCGATGGTGGTTCACATCCAGTCGTTGCAGGTAATACCTATCCATGGGGTCAATGTACATGGTATGTAAAACAAGTAGCTCCTTGGGCTGGCAACAACTGGGGCAACGGTGGTCAATGGGGTTCTTCTGCTGCAGCAGCAGGTTTTAGAGTCGACCATACACCAGCTGCTGGTGCGATCGTAGTCTTTGTTCCAGGACAATCAGTCGGTGGCCAATGGACTGCTGACGGCGCTTATGGACACGTAGCTTACGTTGAATCTGTTAACGGAAGTAGCATTACGATCAGCCAAGGAGGAATGGGCTTTAGCAATCCAGCTGGTCCAAATACACAAACAGTTTCTAACGCAGGTAGTTATATCTACATCCACCGTTGA
- a CDS encoding rhodanese-like domain-containing protein codes for MLLGDISTWLWIDLVLILILVWMFGAQLYWWQRGKRVAKIVENDEFKQGLRKGQVIDLRDSAEFDRSHILGARNMPFAQFELFQGSLRKDAPVYLYDTSKAMPIRIASRLKKAGFKDIYILKGGFSKWDGKKKSKKL; via the coding sequence ATGCTACTAGGTGATATTTCAACATGGCTTTGGATCGATCTTGTTTTGATCTTGATCTTAGTTTGGATGTTTGGCGCCCAACTTTATTGGTGGCAACGTGGTAAACGAGTCGCTAAGATCGTTGAAAATGATGAATTCAAGCAAGGGCTTCGCAAAGGTCAAGTTATTGATCTACGGGATAGTGCTGAATTTGATCGTTCCCATATTTTAGGGGCAAGAAACATGCCATTTGCGCAGTTTGAGCTCTTTCAAGGTTCTCTTCGAAAAGATGCTCCAGTTTACTTGTACGATACGAGTAAAGCAATGCCGATCAGGATCGCATCGCGCTTGAAAAAAGCCGGTTTTAAAGATATTTATATCTTAAAGGGTGGCTTTTCTAAGTGGGACGGCAAGAAAAAATCCAAAAAGCTTTGA
- a CDS encoding ROK family glucokinase, whose protein sequence is MDKKLIGVDLGGTTIKFAILTADGEIQQKWSIETNVLDDGTHIVPDIIESINHHLSLYDMKPEQFIGIGMGTPGTVDRAAGTVVGAYNLNWKTVQNVKEEIQEGTGIKFALDNDANVAALGERWKGAGENADNVAFITLGTGVGGGLIADGKLLHGLGAAGEVGHINVEPEGYLCTCGNHGCLETYASATGVVRVARDMAEEFAGDSELKRALDNGEEISSKMVFDLAKEDDILAKRVVDRVCYYLGLACANISSILHPEYIVIGGGVSAAGDFLLDQVVAYFKKFAFPTIRNTTTIKLAQLGNSAGVIGAASLALEFK, encoded by the coding sequence ATGGATAAAAAACTTATCGGTGTTGACCTTGGTGGGACAACGATCAAATTTGCGATCTTAACAGCAGATGGTGAGATCCAACAAAAATGGAGTATTGAAACAAATGTTTTAGATGATGGAACACATATCGTGCCAGATATTATCGAATCGATCAATCATCATCTTAGTCTATACGATATGAAACCAGAACAATTTATCGGGATCGGCATGGGGACACCTGGGACAGTTGACCGCGCTGCGGGAACAGTCGTTGGTGCTTATAACTTGAATTGGAAAACAGTCCAAAACGTTAAAGAAGAGATCCAAGAAGGCACTGGGATCAAGTTTGCGCTCGACAATGATGCTAATGTAGCAGCTTTAGGTGAACGCTGGAAAGGTGCTGGCGAAAATGCTGATAATGTTGCTTTCATTACTTTAGGTACAGGTGTTGGTGGCGGTTTGATCGCTGATGGCAAATTGCTCCACGGTCTAGGTGCAGCTGGTGAAGTTGGACATATCAATGTTGAACCAGAAGGTTATCTTTGCACATGTGGCAATCATGGTTGTTTAGAAACATATGCTTCAGCGACAGGTGTTGTTCGTGTGGCGCGTGATATGGCAGAAGAATTCGCTGGTGATTCTGAATTGAAACGTGCGTTAGATAATGGTGAAGAGATCAGTTCTAAAATGGTCTTTGATCTAGCAAAAGAAGACGATATTTTAGCTAAACGGGTCGTTGACCGTGTTTGCTATTACTTAGGGCTTGCATGTGCTAATATCAGTAGTATCTTGCACCCTGAATATATCGTTATCGGTGGTGGGGTCTCAGCAGCCGGTGACTTCTTGTTAGATCAAGTCGTTGCTTACTTCAAGAAATTTGCCTTCCCAACGATCCGTAATACGACAACGATCAAATTAGCACAATTAGGTAATTCTGCTGGTGTGATCGGAGCAGCTTCTTTAGCTTTGGAATTTAAATAA
- a CDS encoding YqgQ family protein encodes MKTLYDVQQLLKHFGVFVYVGKRLWDIELMAIELDNLYKASAIDKPTFLSAKLVLTREHRVEEEYEATKDI; translated from the coding sequence TTGAAGACGCTGTATGATGTTCAACAATTATTAAAACATTTTGGAGTTTTTGTATATGTCGGAAAACGTTTGTGGGATATCGAATTGATGGCGATCGAACTTGATAATCTTTATAAAGCAAGTGCGATCGATAAGCCAACTTTTTTGAGTGCTAAGCTCGTTTTGACACGAGAACATCGCGTGGAAGAAGAATACGAAGCTACAAAAGATATTTAA
- a CDS encoding rhomboid family intramembrane serine protease, protein MDSFQKKPIITYGLITLNVLIFIAMTLSGGSENPVNLIYWGAKYDPLIVQGEIWRLFTPMFIHIGAEHLALNMLTLYFLGSQLEQLFGKWRFLLIYLVSGIGGNIASFAFSPSISAGASTALFGLFGAYLMLGESFRQVPSIRMIARQFLVLIILNLAFDLFASGIDLYGHLGGLVAGFLVAYVVGVPNLGKIEKLKRIISMIALGLIFIVLLKIGFNTWQYPV, encoded by the coding sequence TTGGATAGCTTTCAAAAAAAGCCGATCATAACTTACGGATTGATCACGCTCAATGTGCTGATCTTTATTGCAATGACTTTGAGTGGTGGCAGTGAAAATCCTGTAAATTTGATCTATTGGGGAGCTAAATATGATCCTTTGATCGTTCAAGGTGAGATTTGGCGCCTTTTTACTCCGATGTTTATTCATATCGGAGCTGAACATCTAGCGTTGAATATGTTGACGCTTTACTTTTTAGGAAGTCAATTAGAACAACTCTTTGGCAAGTGGCGTTTTCTTTTGATCTACTTGGTGAGTGGAATTGGTGGAAACATCGCAAGTTTTGCTTTTTCGCCAAGTATTTCAGCTGGAGCTAGTACAGCTTTATTTGGATTGTTTGGTGCTTACTTGATGTTAGGTGAATCATTTAGGCAAGTCCCTTCTATTCGAATGATCGCCCGTCAATTTCTAGTTTTGATCATTTTAAATCTTGCTTTTGATCTTTTTGCCAGTGGCATTGATCTTTATGGGCATTTAGGTGGTCTCGTAGCTGGTTTTCTAGTAGCTTATGTCGTTGGTGTACCGAACTTAGGAAAGATCGAAAAGCTCAAACGGATCATAAGTATGATCGCTTTAGGGCTTATTTTTATCGTTTTACTTAAGATCGGTTTTAATACATGGCAATATCCTGTATAA
- the rpmG gene encoding 50S ribosomal protein L33, with translation MRVNITLECTECHEQTYLTNKNKRNNPDRLELKKYCPRDHKVTVHRETK, from the coding sequence ATGCGTGTAAATATTACATTAGAATGTACAGAATGTCATGAACAAACATATTTGACAAACAAGAACAAGCGTAATAACCCAGATCGTCTTGAGCTTAAGAAATATTGCCCACGTGATCACAAGGTTACTGTGCACCGCGAAACAAAATAA
- a CDS encoding peptidoglycan D,D-transpeptidase FtsI family protein — MRFLRKANSKKKKKGSEIPFRLNFLFLIVFLLFAALIGQLVYLQIIHGAKFESEAISSDNKTETKNVQRGMIYDATGKLLVANNTSRAVTYTKPLNVKNEQMYKVANSLAGYISVDTESLTTRNKIDYYLADPKHLKEVNSHIKGADTMQDADKLASLEVAYVKKNNLVDNLTDQQKKAATLYSKMSGAYALSTVYLKTSDVTDTEMAEVGEHLSVLPGVKIGTSWSRSYPNGEAVKSVIGTVTSEKQGLPSDKINTLLAQGYSRNDSVGSSYIESQYEDVLKGSKEVINVETKNNEIVKEIKQYAGSPGDNLQLTINSEFQNQVQKIVEDQVKANAGSNPYLPGGYAVVMNPKTGGIYALAGVSRDLSTGEVTENALGTINQTFVMGSVVKGAMVMGALRDGVITPTNNTLLEEPIKLAGTASKTSWFNKTGAANMSLSASDALQVSSNTYMMKLAMMEGGFTYRSGAALNLPTSIFDKLRQNFKQYGLGVKTGIDIPGEATGFEGAADQSHIGNALDLSFGNYDAYTPIQLAQYASTIANGGYRIQPHILKSIRKTNKDGSLGAVKYEVQPNILNVVEGTQDQWDVVKTGLWRVVHGTNTYRTGGSMASVKPEIAAKTGTAQTFYNNVETETLSAISYAPANDPQVVVVVAFPNITNTESNINTQTVKEIYEAYWKTVQSSDGFN, encoded by the coding sequence GTGCGATTTTTAAGAAAAGCAAATAGTAAAAAGAAGAAAAAGGGTTCAGAGATCCCGTTTCGTTTGAATTTTCTCTTTTTGATCGTATTCTTATTATTTGCAGCGCTTATCGGACAATTGGTCTATTTGCAGATCATTCACGGCGCAAAATTTGAATCAGAAGCGATCAGTAGTGATAATAAGACTGAGACTAAAAATGTTCAACGAGGGATGATCTACGATGCGACTGGTAAACTTTTAGTTGCCAATAACACTTCACGGGCAGTCACGTATACTAAACCGTTAAACGTTAAAAATGAACAGATGTATAAAGTGGCTAATAGTTTGGCAGGGTATATCAGTGTTGACACAGAATCTTTGACGACGCGCAATAAGATCGATTATTACTTAGCCGACCCTAAACATTTAAAAGAGGTCAATTCGCATATCAAAGGTGCTGATACGATGCAAGATGCAGATAAATTGGCCTCTTTAGAAGTGGCGTATGTCAAAAAAAATAACTTAGTCGATAACTTGACTGATCAACAAAAAAAAGCTGCGACCCTTTATAGCAAGATGTCAGGCGCTTATGCCCTGTCGACTGTTTATCTAAAGACAAGTGATGTGACAGACACTGAGATGGCTGAAGTTGGCGAACATCTTTCAGTTTTACCTGGTGTCAAGATCGGGACAAGCTGGTCACGCTCTTATCCAAATGGCGAAGCTGTCAAGAGTGTCATTGGGACAGTTACTTCTGAAAAGCAAGGTCTGCCAAGTGATAAGATCAATACGCTTTTAGCACAAGGTTATTCGCGTAATGACAGTGTTGGTTCTAGTTATATCGAATCGCAATACGAAGACGTACTCAAAGGTAGTAAAGAAGTCATCAATGTTGAAACTAAAAATAATGAGATCGTTAAAGAGATCAAGCAGTATGCTGGTAGCCCAGGTGATAATCTTCAATTGACGATCAACTCTGAGTTTCAAAATCAAGTTCAAAAGATCGTTGAAGATCAAGTTAAAGCTAATGCTGGCAGCAATCCATACTTACCAGGCGGGTATGCGGTCGTGATGAATCCTAAGACAGGTGGGATCTATGCTTTGGCTGGTGTCAGTCGGGATCTTTCAACAGGTGAAGTGACTGAAAATGCCTTGGGAACGATCAACCAAACATTTGTTATGGGGTCAGTTGTTAAAGGTGCGATGGTCATGGGCGCTTTAAGAGATGGCGTTATCACTCCTACGAACAATACGCTATTAGAAGAACCGATCAAATTGGCGGGAACAGCTTCTAAAACTTCTTGGTTCAATAAGACTGGTGCAGCTAATATGAGTTTATCAGCTTCCGATGCATTACAAGTTTCTTCTAACACATATATGATGAAACTTGCGATGATGGAAGGTGGCTTTACTTATCGTTCGGGAGCTGCTTTGAATTTACCAACTTCGATCTTTGATAAATTACGACAAAACTTCAAGCAATATGGGCTTGGGGTCAAGACAGGGATCGACATTCCTGGTGAAGCAACTGGATTTGAAGGGGCTGCTGATCAAAGTCATATTGGTAATGCTTTGGACCTTTCCTTTGGGAACTATGATGCCTATACGCCGATCCAGTTAGCTCAATATGCCTCAACGATCGCTAATGGTGGTTATCGGATCCAACCACATATTTTGAAATCGATCCGAAAAACTAATAAAGATGGAAGCCTAGGCGCTGTCAAATATGAAGTTCAACCCAATATCTTAAATGTTGTTGAAGGAACACAAGATCAGTGGGATGTTGTAAAAACAGGTCTCTGGCGCGTAGTTCATGGGACAAATACGTATCGGACTGGGGGCTCGATGGCTTCGGTCAAACCAGAGATCGCTGCTAAAACAGGGACGGCACAAACTTTTTATAATAATGTTGAAACTGAAACATTGAGTGCGATCAGTTACGCACCAGCTAACGATCCGCAAGTCGTGGTAGTTGTTGCTTTTCCAAATATTACTAATACAGAAAGTAATATCAACACACAGACTGTCAAAGAGATCTATGAAGCTTATTGGAAAACAGTGCAATCAAGCGATGGCTTTAATTGA